Within the Halomonas sp. HL-93 genome, the region CAGCTCAATGCGGTTTTCATGGCGCGGTTCCTGCTCCCAGGCGGCCCTTAGCATGGCGCCATGCATCACGCGCCCCTGGGCTTGCCAGGTGCGCATTCTACCCGCTAGCGTCGGTGCTTGGCCCGCGAGTTCGTCAATCAGCTGTTGGGTAACCTCGGTGTTCATGCGGTGTAGCCGCAGGCCGCAGTTAAGTATTTTCCGTGAGCTAATGGAAGGCGCCGTGGGCGAGAGAAAAACAGTATGGTCTTTGTCTAAGCCCAGCGCGGCGGGTTCAAAGAGCAGCGCCTTGCCCACCGTGGCGTGGGGATGTTCCATCCAGTAGCGCCCCAGTGAGTCAGCTTGAGGAATCAGTTGCCCTTGTGTCTGTTGGTTGCACCACAGCAGCAAGCGTGAGTTTTCGATGCCGCCACAGGCGACTACAAAGTAGCGTGCGCGAACTTGACGAGAGTCGCCTTGGTAGTTTTTGAAAGTAGCGGTAGTCACTTTGCCATCTTGCGTTTCTAGCCCGACCAAGTTGGCCGTCAGGCAGCATTCAAGGCTAGTCGACTCGCTGAGCGTGGCGGCGTATTTCTCCTTCAAGCGCGTAGGAGGGCCAAGTGAAAAATGGGTGCGCTTGAGTCCTGCCCCCTCAATTCGTTGGTCTGGCGGCACAGGCTCCAGGCTAAGCAGGCGCATGGCAGCGTTTAAATAAGGGCTGAGAACGGCGTGATTTATGGGCCAGCCTGTCTCGCTGGCTGCTTGCTTGGCGGTGAAGTCATAATCATCCAGGGGGCGACAGATGCCGCCCCAATGGTTGGTCGATCCGCCGAGGTGACGCAGCCGGGTGGTCTCCAGTGGATGGTACGCATCGCCGACAATGTCCCCCCGGTAGTTTTCCTGGGAGCGTTCGCTGTAGCTGGCGTCGCCTCCCTCGCAGAGCAGAATGTGATGCCCCCGCTTGGCCAGAGTAACCGCCATGGCTATCCCGGCGGCGCCGCCACCGATAATGCAGACATCCACCGCATCGCTGATGGTCTCGAAAGCGCTATACATTAGCGATCACTGGCGCGTAGCAGCCAGCCGTCAACCTTTACAGTAGTCAATGGTGGGGAAACCCGGTTGGCAGCGGCCTGGCTGGCAGGGATCAGCGTTGCGCCAGGCAACAGCGCGCCGATGCCAGCGAGGCCCGCGACTCGCATTAGCTCGCGTCGGGTGTGATCAATGGGCATGTCGGTAGCGTTGTCCTTAACGGTAGCATGAGACGATAGGTGACTCTGGCGGTTAAGCGATGATTAAACCGCGTTACCCACTGTCTTTATAGTGGTTCAGGTTGGTCGTTAGCACCAGTTATATTGCGACGTCACGACCTGTCGGGAATGTTTAACGGCAGGCGCAGGCAGGCGTTGAGATGCTAGTATCAGCCACACGTATTTTTTTATAAGGCCCCCGCATGAGTATCTATGCGATCGGTGATTTGCACGGCTGTCA harbors:
- a CDS encoding FAD-dependent oxidoreductase → MYSAFETISDAVDVCIIGGGAAGIAMAVTLAKRGHHILLCEGGDASYSERSQENYRGDIVGDAYHPLETTRLRHLGGSTNHWGGICRPLDDYDFTAKQAASETGWPINHAVLSPYLNAAMRLLSLEPVPPDQRIEGAGLKRTHFSLGPPTRLKEKYAATLSESTSLECCLTANLVGLETQDGKVTTATFKNYQGDSRQVRARYFVVACGGIENSRLLLWCNQQTQGQLIPQADSLGRYWMEHPHATVGKALLFEPAALGLDKDHTVFLSPTAPSISSRKILNCGLRLHRMNTEVTQQLIDELAGQAPTLAGRMRTWQAQGRVMHGAMLRAAWEQEPRHENRIELSDELDELGVPRSRLVWRQSDLDRRTIRESLQLLGEYLRDHDVGRLQMAEWLAETPVQLPTEGELAGRHHMGGTRMSLEAEEGIVNPDCRLFAQENVYVAGSSVFASAGHANPTLTLVQLALRLCDHLESKLTKGV